From the Carya illinoinensis cultivar Pawnee chromosome 4, C.illinoinensisPawnee_v1, whole genome shotgun sequence genome, one window contains:
- the LOC122306826 gene encoding NAC domain-containing protein 73-like isoform X2: protein MAETIRLELVLHVVIRLNAKINRLHDLPGLPAGVKFDPSDQEILEHLEGKVLSDPRKLHPLLDEFIPTIDGENGICYTHPERLPGVSKDGQVRHYFHRPSKAYTTGTRKRRKVHTDMEGSETRWHKTGKTRPIFVIGKVKGFKKILVLYTNYGKQRKPEKTNWVMHQYHLGNNEEETDGELVVSKIFYQTQPRQCGSFIKESLSSKLKGQNGHGSTGLRKNGLFEYYNSSLICFEQGSQNGSSTPRDLLPHFAVHDVSSFIS, encoded by the exons ATGGCAGAGACTATCCGATTAGAACTTGTGCTACATGTGGTTATCAGATTAAATGCCAAGATAAAcag ACTTCATGATTTGCCGGGGCTACCTGCGGGTGTTAAGTTTGATCCATCTGATCAAGAAATTCTTGAACACCTGGAGGGCAAGGTGCTGTCCGATCCTCGTAAGCTTCACCCTCTTCTCGATGAGTTCATCCCTACTATTGATGGAGAGAATGGAATTTGCTACACCCACCCTGAAAGGTTGCCAG GAGTAAGCAAAGATGGCCAAGTCCGGCACTACTTTCACCGACCGTCGAAAGCATACACGACGGGAACTCGGAAAAGGAGAAAGGTGCACACAGACATGGAAGGTAGCGAGACGAGATGGCACAAAACAGGCAAGACCAGGCCAATTTTCGTCATTGGCAAGGTCAAAGGTTTCAAAAAGATACTCGTGCTCTACACCAACTATGGAAAGCAAAGAAAGCCTGAGAAAACCAACTGGGTAATGCACCAATACCACCTTGGAAATAATGAAGAAGAGACAGATGGAGAGTTGGTAGTGTCAAAAATTTTCTATCAAACCCAGCCGAGACAGTGCGGTTCTTTCATTAAGGAGTCGCTTTCCTCAAAATTGAAGGGACAAAATGGACATGGGAGTACTGGTCTTAGGAAAAATGGTCTCTTTGAATACTATAATTCTTCCTTGATATGCTTTGAGCAGGGCAGCCAAAATGGGTCAAGTACTCCTCGTGATCTACTTCCTCATTTCGCAGTCCATGATGtgtcttcttttatttcttga
- the LOC122306826 gene encoding NAC domain-containing protein 73-like isoform X1, which translates to MTQCNEGGDNNIIVSANGRDYPIRTCATCGYQIKCQDKQARLHDLPGLPAGVKFDPSDQEILEHLEGKVLSDPRKLHPLLDEFIPTIDGENGICYTHPERLPGVSKDGQVRHYFHRPSKAYTTGTRKRRKVHTDMEGSETRWHKTGKTRPIFVIGKVKGFKKILVLYTNYGKQRKPEKTNWVMHQYHLGNNEEETDGELVVSKIFYQTQPRQCGSFIKESLSSKLKGQNGHGSTGLRKNGLFEYYNSSLICFEQGSQNGSSTPRDLLPHFAVHDVSSFIS; encoded by the exons ATGACTCAATGCAACGAGGGTGGTGACAACAACATAATCGTTTCTGCAAATGGCAGAGACTATCCGATTAGAACTTGTGCTACATGTGGTTATCAGATTAAATGCCAAGATAAAcag GCTAGACTTCATGATTTGCCGGGGCTACCTGCGGGTGTTAAGTTTGATCCATCTGATCAAGAAATTCTTGAACACCTGGAGGGCAAGGTGCTGTCCGATCCTCGTAAGCTTCACCCTCTTCTCGATGAGTTCATCCCTACTATTGATGGAGAGAATGGAATTTGCTACACCCACCCTGAAAGGTTGCCAG GAGTAAGCAAAGATGGCCAAGTCCGGCACTACTTTCACCGACCGTCGAAAGCATACACGACGGGAACTCGGAAAAGGAGAAAGGTGCACACAGACATGGAAGGTAGCGAGACGAGATGGCACAAAACAGGCAAGACCAGGCCAATTTTCGTCATTGGCAAGGTCAAAGGTTTCAAAAAGATACTCGTGCTCTACACCAACTATGGAAAGCAAAGAAAGCCTGAGAAAACCAACTGGGTAATGCACCAATACCACCTTGGAAATAATGAAGAAGAGACAGATGGAGAGTTGGTAGTGTCAAAAATTTTCTATCAAACCCAGCCGAGACAGTGCGGTTCTTTCATTAAGGAGTCGCTTTCCTCAAAATTGAAGGGACAAAATGGACATGGGAGTACTGGTCTTAGGAAAAATGGTCTCTTTGAATACTATAATTCTTCCTTGATATGCTTTGAGCAGGGCAGCCAAAATGGGTCAAGTACTCCTCGTGATCTACTTCCTCATTTCGCAGTCCATGATGtgtcttcttttatttcttga